In Clostridium sp. DL-VIII, the following proteins share a genomic window:
- a CDS encoding sulfate ABC transporter substrate-binding protein codes for MNKKKIVALGLTIVFLVGALAGCGSGKKTDSSSSKTIEITNVSYDPTRELYEAYNPAFAKYWKEKTGQDVEITQSHGGSGAQARSVIEGNDADVVTLALAHDITAIEQAGLIDKGWINNFDQNSSPYTSTIVFLVRKGNEKNIKDWDDLVKPGVQIINPNPKSSGGACWNFLAAWAYAKNKYNGDENKIKEFMTELYNNVIVLDSGARGATNTFVQNGQGDVLVAWENDAYLSMKENPDKYEIVTPSISILAEPSVAVVNENAKKDGTEEVSKAYLDYLYSDEGQKIAADNFYRPRNKEILNQCADKFNLNMNLVTIDDFGGWDKAYEDFFNDGAIFDQIYTKK; via the coding sequence ATGAATAAAAAAAAGATAGTAGCACTAGGATTGACAATAGTATTTTTAGTTGGGGCATTAGCTGGCTGCGGTAGCGGTAAAAAAACAGATTCAAGTAGTAGTAAAACTATAGAGATAACAAATGTTTCATATGATCCAACAAGGGAACTTTATGAGGCATATAATCCAGCGTTTGCAAAGTATTGGAAGGAAAAAACTGGCCAAGATGTTGAGATTACACAATCTCATGGTGGATCTGGTGCTCAAGCACGTTCTGTAATTGAAGGAAACGACGCAGATGTAGTAACCTTAGCTTTAGCTCATGATATTACAGCAATTGAGCAGGCAGGATTAATTGATAAAGGCTGGATAAATAATTTTGATCAAAATAGTTCGCCATATACATCTACAATTGTATTTCTAGTCCGTAAAGGAAATGAAAAAAATATTAAAGATTGGGATGATTTAGTTAAGCCAGGAGTTCAAATTATTAATCCGAATCCTAAATCATCAGGTGGAGCTTGCTGGAATTTCCTTGCGGCATGGGCATATGCAAAGAATAAGTATAATGGAGATGAAAATAAGATTAAGGAATTTATGACTGAGCTGTATAACAATGTAATAGTATTGGATTCAGGAGCTAGGGGGGCTACAAATACTTTTGTTCAAAATGGACAAGGGGATGTATTAGTTGCTTGGGAAAATGATGCTTATTTATCTATGAAAGAAAATCCTGACAAATATGAAATTGTTACACCAAGCATTAGTATTTTAGCAGAACCATCTGTTGCAGTAGTTAATGAGAATGCAAAGAAAGATGGAACAGAAGAAGTTTCCAAGGCATATTTAGACTATTTATATTCAGATGAGGGTCAAAAAATTGCAGCGGATAATTTCTACAGACCTAGAAATAAAGAAATATTAAATCAATGTGCAGATAAATTTAATTTAAATATGAATCTAGTAACTATTGATGACTTTGGTGGATGGGATAAGGCCTATGAAGATTTCTTCAACGATGGAGCTATATTTGACCAAATATATACTAAGAAATAA
- a CDS encoding tetratricopeptide repeat protein: MEKKSRKTYDKAMNYYEQGRIDKALELCEEILSEGLDSPLVLNFKGLLLYQMGNLSDAVTVWKINSDLNNDDIARSYIEDSITDENRLELYKRGEEALEQFKVDKAL; encoded by the coding sequence ATGGAAAAAAAATCTAGAAAAACTTATGATAAGGCTATGAATTATTATGAGCAGGGGAGAATAGATAAGGCGTTAGAATTATGTGAGGAAATATTATCAGAAGGGTTAGATAGTCCATTAGTATTAAATTTTAAGGGACTGTTACTGTATCAAATGGGTAATTTAAGTGATGCAGTTACAGTATGGAAAATAAATTCTGATTTAAATAATGATGATATTGCAAGGAGTTATATAGAGGATAGTATAACTGATGAGAATAGATTAGAGCTATATAAAAGAGGAGAAGAAGCGCTGGAACAATTTAAAGTTGATAAAGCCTTATAG
- a CDS encoding response regulator transcription factor has protein sequence MFNVLVVDDEKEIRDAIEIYLRGENLKVFKAEDGLEALDILEQEKIHLIILDIMMPKLDGIRTCLKIRESQNLPIIMLSAKGEDSDKILGLNVGADDYITKPFNHLELVARVKSQLRRYEKPLSVEEGKDIIKVKDLVIDTIAKKITLRGEEIKVTATEYKILHLLASNLGKVFSIKEIYENVWEEIFYKSENTVTVHIRRIREKIEINTKEPEYIKVVWGIGYKIEKED, from the coding sequence ATGTTTAACGTATTGGTAGTTGATGATGAAAAGGAAATACGAGATGCTATTGAAATATATTTAAGGGGAGAAAATTTAAAAGTATTTAAAGCAGAAGATGGTTTAGAAGCATTAGATATTCTTGAACAAGAAAAAATACATTTAATCATATTAGATATAATGATGCCTAAGCTTGACGGAATAAGAACTTGTTTAAAAATTAGGGAAAGCCAAAACCTTCCTATAATAATGTTATCTGCAAAAGGTGAAGACTCGGATAAGATATTGGGGTTAAATGTTGGCGCGGATGATTATATAACAAAACCATTTAATCACTTAGAATTAGTTGCTAGAGTAAAATCACAATTAAGAAGATATGAAAAACCACTAAGCGTTGAAGAAGGAAAAGATATAATTAAAGTCAAGGACTTAGTTATTGATACTATTGCTAAAAAAATTACCTTGCGTGGAGAAGAAATCAAAGTGACTGCTACAGAATATAAAATACTTCATTTATTAGCTTCAAACTTAGGAAAGGTATTCTCCATAAAAGAGATATATGAAAATGTATGGGAAGAGATATTCTATAAAAGTGAAAATACTGTTACAGTGCATATTAGAAGAATAAGAGAAAAAATAGAAATAAACACAAAAGAGCCTGAATATATTAAGGTGGTGTGGGGAATTGGATACAAGATTGAAAAGGAAGATTAA
- a CDS encoding tetratricopeptide repeat protein, which produces MNIGIAMCYQKKGEFIKAKEYLDKALSVDKNEVTAKVIEKELKDDGIDMNSIGFPKSISIGIIIFLILIISVGGYLFISKYKNRNLSGIVQEDKPSIALEENNEKDTQNEQNIVDSAKSEPDTNFDIEKLNISIASNDFDGLYEQLRNVEKESLSTDDMDVYNKAVHLIRDKGIGKFYEDGLSSFNQGNYSSAKVSFDKAYTYCEGSSIKEHILFYRGSTSYNLSDNESAIAQLEEYYKQYPKGVYTEEALYELALISNSTDKEKSKVYANKLMTDFPHSIYVNDKISDILKS; this is translated from the coding sequence GTGAATATTGGAATTGCAATGTGTTATCAGAAGAAGGGCGAATTTATAAAAGCAAAGGAATACTTGGATAAGGCATTGAGTGTTGATAAAAATGAAGTTACAGCAAAAGTTATTGAAAAAGAATTAAAAGATGATGGAATAGACATGAACTCAATAGGGTTCCCCAAAAGTATTAGCATAGGAATAATAATATTTTTAATTTTAATAATTTCGGTTGGAGGATATTTATTTATATCAAAATATAAAAATAGAAACTTATCTGGTATTGTGCAAGAAGATAAACCCAGTATAGCGCTAGAAGAAAATAACGAAAAAGATACACAAAATGAACAAAATATTGTAGATTCAGCAAAGAGTGAGCCAGATACAAATTTTGATATAGAAAAATTAAATATATCAATTGCCAGTAATGATTTTGATGGATTATATGAGCAATTAAGAAATGTTGAAAAAGAGTCATTAAGTACTGATGATATGGATGTTTATAATAAAGCTGTCCATTTAATAAGGGATAAAGGAATAGGAAAGTTTTATGAAGATGGATTAAGCAGTTTTAATCAAGGCAATTATTCATCTGCTAAGGTTTCATTTGATAAAGCATATACATATTGTGAAGGAAGTAGTATAAAAGAACATATTTTATTTTATAGAGGAAGTACTTCATATAATTTATCGGATAATGAGAGTGCAATAGCTCAACTGGAGGAGTATTACAAACAGTATCCCAAAGGAGTCTATACTGAGGAAGCATTATATGAATTAGCATTGATAAGTAATTCTACAGATAAAGAAAAGAGTAAAGTTTATGCGAATAAATTAATGACTGATTTTCCACACTCTATATATGTTAATGATAAAATTAGTGATATATTAAAAAGTTAA
- a CDS encoding ribonucleoside-diphosphate reductase subunit alpha: protein MSALEQLCKDAISKIEDRDGIYTEKRLMTALSDLIKEEMSTNEIRDALVQVSLELTTDMEPDWQYAASRVYTHTLYERVKSTRKLANESELYNNFYEFIKKLTDEGLYGKYILENYSKAEILELEKEIKPDRDFLFNYSGISLLAKRYLIQDYDRNPIELPQQMFMGIAMHLAIPEKQENRVYWAKRFYNVLSLLKATMATPTMSNARKPFYQLSSCFIDSVEDSLEGIYKSLDNFAKVSKFGGGMGIYMGKIRALGSPIRGFKGASGGIIPWVKLFNDTAIAVDQLGVRNGSVAIWLDAWHKDIPEFLQIRTNNGDDRKKAHDVFPGICYPDLFWRLAENNIDADWYMMCPYEIKNVKGYALEDFYGSEWEEKYYECVNDNRIEKRVISVKDLVRLIIKSVAETGTPFAFYRDTANRMNPNKHKGMIYSSNLCSEIMQNMSPAQIQKSEILSENDEYSVVEKVMPGDFVVCNLSSIVLGNVDVLDNEEMEFVIETQIRAMDNVIDLNYYSVPFAEITNKKYRAIGLGTSGYHHMLVNNRIHWTEEKHKKFVDQVYERINYYAIKSSMKIAKEKGVYKVFEGSDWENGDYFELRNYNDDKWNELKADVKKFGMRNGYLIAVAPNGSTATIAGTSEGIDPIMARFYLEEKKGSIIPKTAPNLSEDNYWYYNSAYNIEQTWSVKINGIRQRHIDQGQSFNLYITSNYTMRQIMNLYIEACKSGVKSIYYVRSKSLEVTECETCSA, encoded by the coding sequence ATGTCGGCATTAGAACAATTGTGTAAGGATGCTATAAGTAAAATTGAAGACAGGGATGGAATCTATACTGAGAAGAGGTTAATGACAGCTTTAAGTGATCTTATAAAAGAGGAAATGAGTACTAATGAAATAAGAGATGCATTAGTTCAAGTTTCATTGGAATTAACTACAGATATGGAGCCTGACTGGCAGTATGCAGCAAGTAGAGTGTATACTCACACTCTCTATGAAAGGGTTAAAAGTACCAGAAAATTAGCTAATGAGAGTGAATTATATAATAATTTCTATGAATTTATTAAGAAATTAACGGACGAAGGGCTTTATGGAAAATATATTTTAGAGAATTACTCTAAAGCTGAGATTTTAGAATTAGAAAAAGAAATTAAGCCGGACAGAGACTTTTTGTTTAACTATAGTGGAATAAGTCTTTTGGCAAAGAGATATTTAATTCAAGATTATGATAGAAATCCTATAGAGCTTCCTCAGCAAATGTTTATGGGAATAGCAATGCATCTTGCAATTCCAGAAAAGCAAGAAAATAGAGTATATTGGGCAAAAAGGTTTTATAATGTGTTGAGTTTACTTAAAGCAACTATGGCAACACCAACAATGTCTAATGCAAGAAAACCATTCTATCAGTTAAGTTCGTGTTTTATAGATTCTGTAGAGGATAGTTTGGAAGGCATATATAAATCTCTTGATAACTTTGCAAAGGTATCTAAGTTTGGTGGAGGAATGGGAATCTATATGGGAAAAATTAGAGCATTAGGCTCTCCAATTAGAGGATTCAAAGGAGCATCAGGAGGAATAATACCATGGGTGAAATTATTTAATGATACGGCAATAGCAGTAGATCAATTAGGAGTTAGAAATGGCTCTGTTGCCATATGGCTTGATGCATGGCATAAGGATATTCCAGAATTTCTTCAGATAAGAACTAATAATGGAGACGATAGAAAGAAAGCACATGATGTATTTCCAGGTATATGTTATCCAGATCTATTTTGGAGACTTGCTGAAAATAATATAGATGCTGATTGGTATATGATGTGTCCGTATGAAATTAAGAATGTTAAAGGATATGCATTAGAAGATTTTTATGGCTCAGAGTGGGAAGAGAAATATTATGAGTGTGTAAATGATAATAGAATAGAAAAAAGAGTAATATCAGTAAAAGATCTAGTAAGACTAATAATAAAAAGTGTTGCCGAAACAGGAACACCATTTGCTTTTTATAGAGACACTGCAAATAGGATGAATCCTAACAAACATAAAGGCATGATATATTCTTCAAATCTGTGTTCTGAAATAATGCAAAATATGAGCCCAGCTCAAATACAGAAAAGTGAAATATTAAGTGAAAATGATGAATATAGTGTAGTTGAGAAAGTAATGCCTGGAGATTTTGTTGTATGCAACCTTTCTTCAATTGTACTCGGTAATGTTGATGTACTAGACAATGAGGAGATGGAGTTTGTTATAGAAACTCAGATAAGAGCAATGGATAATGTTATTGATTTAAATTATTATTCAGTTCCTTTTGCTGAAATTACAAATAAGAAATATAGAGCTATAGGTCTTGGAACAAGCGGATATCATCATATGCTTGTTAATAATAGGATACATTGGACAGAGGAAAAACATAAAAAGTTTGTGGATCAAGTTTATGAAAGAATTAATTATTACGCAATAAAATCCAGTATGAAAATAGCAAAGGAAAAGGGCGTCTATAAGGTATTTGAAGGTTCTGATTGGGAAAATGGTGATTATTTTGAACTTAGAAACTACAATGATGATAAATGGAATGAATTAAAAGCTGATGTTAAAAAATTTGGCATGAGAAACGGTTATTTAATTGCTGTTGCACCAAATGGATCAACGGCAACTATTGCAGGAACCTCAGAAGGAATAGATCCAATTATGGCCCGATTTTATTTAGAAGAGAAAAAAGGAAGCATAATTCCTAAAACAGCGCCAAATCTTTCAGAAGATAACTATTGGTACTATAATTCAGCATATAATATAGAACAGACATGGTCAGTTAAAATAAATGGAATACGTCAAAGACATATAGATCAAGGTCAATCATTCAATTTATATATAACAAGTAATTATACAATGAGACAGATTATGAATTTATATATAGAGGCCTGCAAAAGTGGTGTTAAGTCAATCTATTATGTAAGATCAAAATCTCTTGAAGTAACAGAATGTGAAACTTGTTCAGCCTAA
- the iadA gene encoding beta-aspartyl-peptidase encodes MISIIKGGKIYAPKYLGVKDILIVGDKIGGIYDELNIQNELIDIEIIDGENKLVFPGFIDCHVHIIGAGGEAGYNTRTPEVSLSSLIKAGITTVVGCIGTDGVCRSRKALIAKVKALRQDGVSAYCFTGSYDVPVKTVTGSIKEDIMLIEEIIGVGEIALSDNRSSQPSFESFANLAAQSRVGGLLSNKAGIVNIHLGEGDRGLDYVFDLVDKTEIPATQLLPTHINRNGKLFEQGIKYVKKGGFIDLTTSCDLNNLSEGELRAGEGLKKYIDKNLPIEHITFSSDGNGSMPEFDDKGKLIGYKVCSVSTLYREVKFAIEEEKVPIEDAIRVVTSNIAKVLKFENKGTIEYGKDADFVMVDENSLDIDTVIAKGRKMMEDGEVIVKGFFE; translated from the coding sequence ATGATTTCAATAATTAAAGGTGGTAAAATATACGCACCAAAATATCTTGGAGTAAAAGATATACTAATAGTTGGAGATAAGATTGGCGGAATATATGATGAATTAAATATTCAAAATGAATTAATTGATATTGAAATTATTGATGGGGAAAATAAGTTAGTTTTTCCAGGATTTATAGATTGCCATGTTCATATTATAGGAGCTGGAGGTGAGGCAGGATATAATACAAGAACACCTGAAGTTTCTTTATCAAGTTTGATTAAAGCTGGAATAACAACAGTGGTTGGTTGTATTGGAACAGATGGAGTATGTAGAAGCAGGAAAGCATTAATAGCCAAAGTAAAAGCTTTGAGACAAGACGGAGTTTCAGCGTATTGTTTTACAGGTTCTTATGATGTGCCAGTGAAAACAGTAACTGGTTCAATAAAGGAAGATATAATGTTGATTGAAGAAATAATTGGTGTTGGCGAAATTGCTCTCTCAGATAATAGAAGTTCTCAGCCTAGTTTTGAAAGTTTTGCGAATTTAGCTGCGCAAAGTAGAGTTGGAGGATTATTGTCAAATAAAGCTGGAATTGTTAATATTCATTTAGGAGAAGGAGATAGAGGATTAGATTATGTTTTTGATTTGGTTGATAAAACAGAAATTCCTGCAACACAATTGCTGCCAACTCATATTAACAGAAATGGAAAACTTTTTGAACAAGGGATAAAGTATGTAAAAAAAGGTGGTTTTATAGACTTGACGACGAGCTGCGATTTGAATAACCTAAGCGAAGGAGAGCTTAGAGCTGGTGAGGGTTTGAAAAAATACATAGATAAAAACTTACCTATAGAACACATAACCTTTTCTTCAGATGGAAATGGAAGTATGCCAGAATTTGATGACAAAGGAAAATTAATTGGTTATAAAGTTTGCTCCGTATCAACTTTATATAGAGAGGTTAAATTTGCAATTGAGGAAGAAAAGGTTCCAATAGAAGATGCAATTAGAGTAGTTACCTCAAATATAGCAAAGGTATTAAAGTTTGAGAATAAAGGAACTATAGAGTATGGAAAAGATGCAGATTTTGTAATGGTTGATGAAAACTCTTTGGATATAGATACGGTTATTGCAAAAGGGAGAAAAATGATGGAAGATGGGGAGGTTATTGTTAAGGGTTTTTTTGAATAG
- the ptsP gene encoding phosphoenolpyruvate--protein phosphotransferase — protein MKKGIAASKGYAIGKAFLQESEEIVISDVKISDISAEKEKMQKALDDSRDQLEAIKVKAEKEMGAEKAAVFEAHITLLDDPEFTGAMMTEIENNNVNGLKAIESVTNTFVAIFESMDNEYMRERAADIKDVSKRILSNFAGKGGDAFAITESNTIVVAHDLTPSDTAGLDRTKVVGFITDIGGRTSHAAIMARTLEIPAVLGLGDITTSIKTGDTVIVDGLTGDVIINPSDEVLAEYKTKKEKFQAEQEELKKLIDVKTTTKSGRRIEVCGNIGKPEDVLGVLANGGDGVGLFRTEFLYMDRDSAPTEEEQFESYKFVLEKMEGKQVVIRTLDIGGDKTLPYLPLPQEMNPFLGYRAIRLCLDRKDIFKVQLRALLRASVFGNLAVMFPMISGLQEFEQAREVVEECKAELKAEGKEYSESIQWGIMVEIPAAAVYADELAKHVDFFSIGTNDLIQYTLAADRMSEKVSYLYNPMHPAVLRLIKMTIDGAHKHGKWVGMCGEMAGDEAAIATLVEYGLDEFSMSATSILNAKKIMIEQE, from the coding sequence ATGAAAAAAGGTATTGCTGCTTCTAAAGGTTATGCAATAGGAAAGGCATTTTTGCAAGAAAGTGAAGAAATCGTTATTAGTGATGTTAAAATTAGTGATATAAGTGCAGAAAAAGAAAAAATGCAAAAGGCACTAGACGATTCTAGAGATCAATTAGAAGCTATTAAGGTTAAGGCAGAAAAAGAAATGGGTGCGGAAAAGGCAGCTGTGTTTGAAGCACATATAACACTATTAGATGATCCAGAGTTTACTGGGGCAATGATGACAGAAATTGAAAACAATAATGTAAACGGATTAAAAGCTATTGAAAGCGTTACAAACACTTTCGTTGCTATATTTGAATCTATGGATAATGAATATATGAGAGAAAGAGCTGCAGATATTAAAGATGTATCTAAGAGAATTCTTTCAAACTTTGCAGGTAAAGGTGGAGATGCTTTTGCAATTACAGAAAGTAATACAATAGTTGTAGCACACGATTTAACACCATCTGATACTGCAGGATTAGATAGAACTAAGGTTGTAGGATTTATAACAGACATAGGTGGAAGAACTTCACATGCTGCTATAATGGCTAGAACATTAGAAATTCCAGCTGTACTTGGATTAGGAGATATAACAACTTCTATAAAAACAGGGGATACAGTTATAGTTGACGGGTTAACAGGAGACGTAATAATAAATCCTTCAGATGAAGTTTTAGCAGAATATAAAACTAAAAAAGAAAAATTCCAAGCAGAACAAGAAGAATTAAAGAAATTAATAGATGTTAAGACAACTACAAAGTCTGGTAGAAGAATAGAAGTTTGTGGTAACATTGGTAAACCAGAAGATGTTCTTGGAGTTTTAGCAAATGGTGGAGACGGTGTAGGATTATTTAGAACAGAATTCTTATATATGGATAGAGACAGTGCTCCAACAGAAGAAGAACAATTTGAATCTTATAAATTTGTTTTAGAGAAAATGGAAGGCAAACAAGTTGTTATAAGAACTTTAGATATCGGAGGAGATAAAACACTTCCATACTTACCATTACCACAAGAAATGAATCCATTTTTAGGTTATAGAGCAATTAGACTTTGTTTAGATAGAAAAGACATATTTAAGGTTCAGTTAAGAGCTTTACTTAGAGCTTCAGTATTTGGAAATCTTGCAGTTATGTTCCCAATGATTTCAGGATTGCAAGAGTTTGAACAAGCAAGAGAAGTTGTTGAAGAATGTAAAGCAGAATTAAAGGCAGAAGGTAAGGAATACTCAGAAAGTATCCAATGGGGTATCATGGTTGAAATTCCAGCAGCGGCAGTTTATGCAGATGAATTAGCTAAACATGTTGATTTCTTCTCAATAGGAACAAACGATTTAATTCAATATACATTAGCTGCTGATAGAATGAGTGAGAAGGTTTCATACCTTTACAATCCAATGCATCCAGCTGTACTTAGACTAATAAAAATGACTATAGATGGAGCTCATAAGCATGGCAAATGGGTTGGAATGTGTGGAGAAATGGCTGGAGATGAAGCAGCTATCGCTACATTAGTTGAATATGGATTAGATGAATTCTCAATGAGTGCTACATCAATCCTAAATGCTAAGAAAATAATGATAGAGCAAGAATAA
- a CDS encoding HAMP domain-containing sensor histidine kinase: MDTRLKRKIKEYINGIYSIDIIIVVLITLILFSALGDYIQINRVQHELAINEIRNNQPNLIISLIVYVSFITKIVFIIKKNPKSPKIQSNFAKNMIFVIKNGFHYKETRNALLISITVALILLITYLYFLATGGYTNNIFVKFFQTYPFKGTVFVIIILFFTIMYALKKTLDIIVVNDALKKVSEGNLQEDIKFDGSPAVKELAENINSIKAGYKEILENGVHNEKLKTELISNVSHDLKTPLTSIINYVNILKNGHITEEEREEYLSILERKSLKLKVLIEDLFEMSKINSGKIKLNRELIDILSLIHQGVGEYSTLYEEKNISFKVTSKEDAVYMELDGKMMSRAIENIIINAIKYSLDNTRVYIDVDMEDDYVMIGVKNIANYEMNFREDEMFERFARGDKSRNSKVEGSGLGLAITKSIVELHGGEVNIKKEGDMFKIYLILPINKG; the protein is encoded by the coding sequence TTGGATACAAGATTGAAAAGGAAGATTAAGGAATATATTAATGGTATTTATTCCATTGATATAATAATTGTAGTATTAATAACATTAATCTTATTTTCAGCTTTAGGTGACTATATACAGATAAATAGAGTGCAGCATGAGTTAGCGATTAATGAGATTAGAAATAATCAACCTAATTTAATAATATCACTTATTGTATATGTAAGTTTTATTACTAAGATTGTCTTTATAATAAAGAAGAATCCAAAGTCACCAAAAATCCAATCTAATTTTGCTAAAAATATGATTTTTGTAATTAAAAATGGATTTCATTATAAAGAAACTAGAAATGCTTTACTAATATCTATAACTGTAGCATTAATATTACTAATAACTTATTTGTATTTTCTTGCAACTGGCGGTTATACAAACAATATATTTGTAAAGTTTTTTCAGACATATCCTTTCAAAGGAACTGTATTTGTAATCATAATACTTTTCTTTACCATAATGTACGCATTAAAAAAGACATTAGATATAATAGTTGTCAATGATGCGCTTAAAAAAGTCAGTGAAGGAAATTTGCAAGAGGATATTAAATTTGATGGATCTCCAGCAGTAAAGGAATTAGCTGAAAACATTAATTCAATAAAAGCAGGATATAAAGAAATTCTAGAAAATGGTGTACATAATGAGAAACTAAAGACTGAGCTGATATCTAATGTATCTCACGATTTAAAAACACCATTGACGTCTATAATAAATTACGTAAATATATTAAAAAATGGTCATATAACAGAAGAGGAGAGGGAAGAATATCTATCAATATTAGAAAGAAAATCTTTGAAGTTAAAAGTTTTAATTGAAGATCTATTTGAAATGTCCAAAATTAATAGCGGAAAGATTAAGTTAAATAGAGAGCTGATAGATATATTATCATTAATACATCAAGGGGTAGGGGAATATAGTACATTATATGAAGAAAAAAATATTTCTTTTAAAGTGACAAGTAAAGAAGATGCTGTATATATGGAACTGGATGGAAAGATGATGTCCAGAGCCATAGAGAACATAATAATTAATGCAATTAAATATTCATTGGATAATACCCGAGTATACATTGATGTAGATATGGAAGATGATTATGTTATGATTGGCGTAAAAAATATTGCAAATTATGAAATGAATTTTAGAGAAGATGAAATGTTTGAAAGATTTGCAAGGGGTGATAAGTCAAGAAATTCAAAGGTTGAAGGCTCTGGATTAGGTCTAGCAATAACAAAAAGTATAGTTGAACTTCATGGTGGGGAAGTTAACATAAAAAAAGAAGGAGATATGTTTAAAATTTATCTAATACTTCCTATAAATAAGGGATAA
- a CDS encoding ribonucleotide-diphosphate reductase subunit beta gives MSINKKLLFNELGDREIGKKRLINGNTTNLNDFNNMKYTWAADWYRQGMNNFWIPEEVNLSQDIKDYQNLLDEERTAYDKILSFLIFLDSIQTANLSNINNYITASEINLCLTIQSFQEAVHSQSYSYMLDSICAPEKRNEILYQWKDDKVLLNRNRFIGDLYNEFINNPTEHNLLKSLMANYILEGIYFYSGFMFFYNLERNGKMPGSAQEIRYINRDENTHLWLFRNIIKELQGENPELFTQEMKNELRQMMKVGVEQEILWGYYVIGDAIRGINKKTIENYIKYLGNKRLKEINLEPLFDGYNENPALWVDASSNANSVKTDFFEARSTAYAKVASLVDDL, from the coding sequence ATGAGTATAAATAAAAAACTATTATTTAATGAACTAGGGGATAGAGAAATCGGCAAAAAAAGACTTATAAATGGAAATACTACAAATTTAAATGATTTTAATAATATGAAGTACACCTGGGCAGCTGATTGGTATAGGCAAGGAATGAATAATTTCTGGATACCAGAAGAAGTTAATCTTTCACAGGATATAAAGGATTATCAAAATTTATTGGATGAAGAGAGAACTGCATATGATAAGATATTATCTTTCTTAATATTTTTAGATTCTATTCAAACAGCGAATTTAAGTAATATAAATAATTACATCACTGCAAGTGAAATAAATCTTTGTTTAACAATACAAAGTTTTCAAGAAGCAGTACATTCACAGAGCTATAGCTATATGCTTGACAGTATATGTGCTCCTGAAAAAAGAAATGAAATACTTTATCAGTGGAAGGACGATAAAGTTTTATTAAACAGAAACAGATTCATAGGAGATCTGTACAATGAATTTATAAATAATCCAACAGAGCATAATTTGTTAAAATCATTGATGGCTAATTATATTTTGGAGGGTATTTATTTTTATTCTGGTTTTATGTTCTTTTATAACTTAGAGAGAAATGGTAAGATGCCAGGGTCAGCTCAGGAAATTAGATATATAAATAGAGATGAAAATACCCATCTTTGGTTGTTTAGAAATATCATAAAGGAATTACAGGGTGAAAACCCAGAGTTATTTACACAGGAAATGAAAAATGAATTAAGACAAATGATGAAAGTTGGGGTGGAGCAAGAAATATTATGGGGATATTATGTTATAGGTGATGCTATACGCGGAATAAATAAAAAAACAATTGAAAATTATATAAAATATTTAGGTAATAAGAGATTAAAAGAAATAAATTTAGAGCCTTTGTTTGATGGATATAATGAGAATCCAGCTCTATGGGTAGATGCTTCATCGAATGCAAACTCTGTTAAAACAGATTTCTTTGAAGCAAGATCTACTGCGTACGCAAAAGTTGCAAGTTTAGTCGATGATCTTTAA